Below is a genomic region from Culicoides brevitarsis isolate CSIRO-B50_1 chromosome 2, AGI_CSIRO_Cbre_v1, whole genome shotgun sequence.
tcaaattaaaatttattatctaaAATGCTtacttttgataattaaaaaaattaaaaaaaaatattttcaacttaaattgtataaattttcacgaaaacttttaaaaattaagttttgttccaattttttaaaatattcaaaaaatattgatatttttaatttataaataattttcaatttaatgtgttattattttttatttaaatgtaggtatataatttttctatataatcttcaaattttatgaaaaaaacttttaaattttttttttctttgaaaattcatttttttttagaaaattaagttttcaacatttttttgaaagtcgacattttcttttaatatttccaaaatatttcaaattttttccataaatttccattttcctGCATATTTTATTACTGTATTTAACTCGAATTTAACTCTTGAACTCACGCCAATAATTATAACTGATcactttattaaataataataatatttaaaacgtTTCAACACTTGTTTCCGTGAGCAAAAATAAGGAACGATCCGCACTATTTGAAGTCACTCGGCAAACTGAAGTTTATCGTATACCGTCTACGTCGCTTTATActgatgcaaaaatttacctccaaagaaaatttcagaTGCACGTCTCCATTGCATGTatggcaatttttttagagagacTTTTCATTCAACTCACCACTAAAATTTGCGcctattaattttgattaaccACAAAGTCGATTCGTAAATGGgctggaaaatttaatttttgcacttttttctctgcacaaaaaaaattaccaaacttaatttttgcgcgatttttgcaaatttggtttttttttgttaattttgttgttgtgtcaTCATCAAAGCGCGGCGATTATCTGTAAATGAGGCAAAACAAGTGAGTTTCCCccactaaataatttttttcgttgatttaCGTTTTCCgtgtttgcttttttgttgatgttttaTACGCGATTTTTGTAGtgtttacaactttttttttgttcggagCTCTCTCTCTCGCGAGTTGTTCATTCATGAAATAAACAGCTGCAATAACGGCTCGTCGTACAAAAAGTGTAGTGAAGTGAAGAAACGTGAGTGTGCGGTAGTTGATAAGTAAAGTGTAAATACGGAGATGTTGCAAAGTCAATACAGAGGATGCACTTTTGATGTTAACGGCATGGAAATAGGGTTTGGAATGAAATGGGGTGCGGAATGAAATAAGGTTCGGAATAAATATTTGGTAAGTATTTGTCAAATACTCActtataaagaaattattaagatcaaaattaattttaattgaattttttaagagaattctgaaagaaaattacaattttccaagaaataagtgaaattttgcttttatatgattttttaatttgtattgattctttacgaaaatttaactttcaagatatttttctaaaattttattatatttttcactttctctttaaattctttttgaagtttgaacttcaaaatatttaacaaatcattttttgatcagttttaagcctaaaattgaataaatattcattctaaagttcatttctgtgcatattgggtcgatatttgacgtaacaaaaaaatcagcgtttggaagttcaaacgctgataaatttaacaagtcactttttgaccagttttaagcctaaaattgaataaatattcattctaaagttgatttttgttcatattgggtcgatatttgacgaaacaaaaaaatcagcgtttggaagttcaaacgctgataaatttaacaagtcactttttgaccagttttaagcttaaaattgaataaatattcattctaaagttgatttttgttcatattgggtcgatatttgacgaaacaaaaaaatcagcgtttggaagttcaaacgctgataaatttaacaagtcactttttgaccagttttaagcttaaaattgaataaatattcattctaaagctcatttctattcatattgggtcgatatttgacgaaacaaaaaaatcagcgtttggaagttcaaacgctgataaatttaacaagtcactttttgaccagttttaagcctaaaattgaataaatattcattctaaagctcatttctgttcatattgggtcgatatttgacgaaacaaaaaaatcagcgtttggaagttcaaacgctgataaatttaacaagtcactttttgaccagttttaagcctaaaattgaataaatattcattctaaagttgatttctgttcatattgggtcgatatttgacgaaacaaaaaaatcagagtttggaggttcaaactctgattttttttgcaagtcactttttgatcagttttaagcctaaaattgaataaatattcattctaaagttgatttctattcatattgggtcgataatcagcgtttggaagttcaaacgcaTCAGAGTTtttcaaactctgataaatttaacaagtcattttttgatcagttttaagcctaaaattgaataaatattcattctaaagttgatttctgttcatattgggtcgatatttgacgaaacaaaaaaatcagcgtttggaagttcaaacgctgataaatttaaaaaatcattttttgatcagttttaagcctaaaattgaataaatattcattctaaagttgatttctgttcatattgggtcgatatttgacgtaacaaaaaaatcagcgttttgaagttcaaacgctgataaatttaacaagtcactttttgaccagttttaagcctaaaattgaataaatattcattctaaagatgatttctgttcatgcaattttttttataaatataagtaCATATCATGCAAAAGTAAGATTTTCATTAATGCTGAatacctttttaatttttgaaatttttttttctgagatttacctaaattttcatcaaaaatttatggaattttatATTGACATAGAAATTACTGTAATGTCGATAATGCTAAAagaaaaaggtttaaaattaaaataaaacagaaaatgtAGGTAAATTAAGAGAAGcctaatttttaagtcaagaaaacagaatttctcttaaattttttactattttaaaatttttctaacaattttcagttgaaatgttttttgacaataaagtaataattttaagacaaaaaatataaaaatgaaatattagttgaaatgttgaatttaaaaaaataaaaattcaaaaataaaaatttaaaaaagtacttgaagatatttgtcaaaaatatatttatttattggtaTTTGGTTTATTCCGAGCCCTAAAACTGATGAGAgcgaaaaatttcctaaaatacGTTCGTCTTCTTATGCAAAATTATGTTGAAATCTTTAGTTTCACttcatttatttgaacaaaaattatcgttaatgttctaaaaatcaacaataacttgtaaattattgcaaaaattaccaaaataatgtatgaaaattaatacataatttcataaattatgaaatttattgcgtgatataattaatttataataaaaatcatgacgcctcattaaatatttagatttttttttaccaaaattgttacaaaatttattaaaaataaataatttcatgttcttttttccattttcagcCAAATTCCGCCTCTCGCTCTCACAGTTATCCGAAATGATGGTTCAATTTTCGTTATGCCCGGCACTGACTTGATCCGAAAGTCTTTGAGTATTGTTGCCATGATAACTTTCATCTCCATAATCGCAAATTGGTATCCAATGCAGTTACGAGGACCCGCGCTGAAGGGAATAAACGCAAATTTACTTCGATTTTGGGAGTTTTCAACGTTGAATCGTTCGGGATCAAATTTTTCTGGCTCAGGATAAATTTCTGGAATACGATGCGTTGCATAAGGAATGATAAAGACGTCACTGCCTGCTGGAAGAGTCACGTTACGAAGAGTTACAGGCTCTGACAGCTTTCTTCCGTAAATTATGATGCTTGGTTGTAAGCGGAGAGTTtcctaaaaatgattttttgaggtaaaaattaattttttagtgaattttaatACGAACCTTGATACACATCTCGAGAAATCGCATGTTATTTAAGTCAGTTAAGGTCAATGACTCGTCAAAAGACTTttctttgaagattttttcgacTTCCAAGAagcatttttgttgaaaatcttcattttcGGCGAGATAGTACATGAGAAAAGCAAGAGCACTGCCTGTTGAGTCCTGACCTGCGAGCATCATCGTGCAAGCTTCGTCGATAATGTCTTGTTCGGTGAAATTTGGATGTTGTTTTGACACTTCCAGCAAATAATCCAACATGCAAGGTGAGTTTTTCTCTGTTTGACTTTGACGAATTGTGATcatctatgaaaaatttcataaattttgtttaaatttttagaaaaaatgttaacttaCCTTCCTTGTAAAGCTTTCAAGACGCTCTTTTTGACTCATTTCGTGAGCAGCGGCTTTTGTGAGTTTATAAATTGACTGAAAAAGGAGCCATGGAGAACAAATCCGGTTTGGAACTTGCAATTTTCCATCTCGAAAGGGagatttttccgaaattttcttcattggaTCGTCAATTTTCAATCCGAGGATCGTCTCTAAATGTAatttaaggtaagtttttctaaattttcaatttttaatcaattttttaccatttaagATGTTCAAAACGCATTTATTGATGATCGGAGTGACGTTAAAAGCCTCATTTTTGTCGTTAATCTCTTCAATTAAACCTCGTTTCGCACATTTTTCGaagttttcaatgaatttctcCAAAATTCCCAAATGGAAGTAGGGTTGCAAGTATTTCCTGTGCCATTGCCATCGTTCGCGCTCACTCGTAATCAATCCTTTGCCCAAAAAgttgtgtaaaaatttatacagaaacattttttccgtGTGTTTTTTCGTCGCAAGTACCGTTTGCACGTCATCCGGatgcaaaatgacaaaaaacggGAAAAACATCAACCAGATTCGACCAAAAGTGCCGTACAACGAGTAACCACGTGCGAATTCTTTCTTCAAAACGTCAGGATCTCGCAGTGTGAAACAATTTCCGAAGGGAAATTTCGTTTTTGGTCCCGGAAGATGCAATGCGATCCAAACGCGAGTCAAGTAATCCTTCAACGGTGTCaaaaattgcccaaaaatGACAATGAGGAAGACGAGATACACGAAAAATGAAATCATTTTGCACCTGAGGCCAGTTACGAGCGTGCGGGTAATTGATGCACTCTATAAAGCGAGAATAAttagttcgatttttttaattttagagtaTGAACTTCTGTTGATGAACTTCCAACAACGACTGAGATGCAGTTTTCCTTGTGCAACAGCGACACGATTCTATTCTAAAATGACTTTTCAGCCGTTAACGTTCGTTAGACTCCATTTCAGGTGAGTTCGCTTCAATTCTTGAGACTCAAAGTCGACTGACGCTCATTCACGTACTTTTTGTCACCAACTAATTGTTAGAAATCTGCATTTATtagtgaaaaatgtttgttttttgacgTTTGCGGTGACGAAAAAACGTAAGTAGCGAATAATTTTCTGTGTCATTACGCGCGATGATGtgtaaaatgcgaaaaattattaaagaaagatcatttatttgcataaaaataaataataaaaaggtcGAAAGGCACACATTTGTTACTTTAGCCACTACAATaggttaaaattaagaaaggaTTAACACAAATTCagcttaaaattaagttttaaaagttaaatttttaaatttattcttcttctttttcgcttTGCTCTCCTTCTTCTTCCTCAGAGTCGGGAACGCCCCATCCTTCGTCTTCGGCAGGCTCTTCGGGCTCAGCTTCTTCGACAACTTCTTCAACTGGCGGAGGAGGAGTAGGTTCCTTTGGCTTGGGATAGACACCTAaagagaaaatcaaaaaaaaaataattaaatttcaggtaaaaaaaaaatttttttgacagttcataatttgacaggtgtcaaaatttttttttttatttaatttttagcaaattttttgttattttttcattataaaattttttttttaaattttattttatttaaattgtcaaaaatttcaaaagtttcaaaattactgaatttttcttaaattttgacacctgtcaaaaatgatatttgtttttataaaattcatgtgtcaaatttttttttatttttattaaaaaaatattttttttaatttaaattttttaaaaattaattgtatcgaaaaattatcaaaaatttcgaaatttgcaaaaattttaaatttttacttaaaattttgacagctgtcaaaaatgacattttgaaattttttgataaaattttttaactttagagaaatttagggttataaaaaatgtatttttttgataaaaataaaaaaaatatttaaaaagttttcattttctgACAGTAacaattttgacagtttttacgattttcagctaaaaagtaaatttttttatttttttaaaaatattttttgttcaacattcgtaatttaaaaattttttaaatatatttttttaaattttaatatttttaatcattaaaaatgtataaaaatttaaactttaccaaaaaattttgaaccctgtcagtcaatttttggatataaatccattttaaagaattcttaagttttagattaagtttttgtaaaaaaaaattgttataaataaatagttaaacATTaagtttttagagaaaaatttaaagagttgtcatttttgacagaaacaaatttttgacagctcttaattttttttaagttgaattttagaatattttttgttcaaaattaaaatttttaatattttcattaaaattttaatttttttaaaaatttaaaatgtttaaaaattgaaatttgaacaaaaattttgacatctgtcacatatttaacagcaaaaatttttaatttcagaaactTACGTGGATGAACTTCGTTCTCAATGATAACATCATCATATTTCGGTTTCCTCTTCTCCTCATATTTCGGCTCGTAATGCACTTCATGCCACATTTCAACACGTTTCACGCTATTTTCAACCACGAGCAAATATCTTCCAGAATCAATCATCTTCGGATTATTAACAACCAACATCACTGTTCCATCTTCCATGAAATAAGGCTCATATTTGTCGCAATGATCCACAAACAGCCCATCACGTTGCCAACGACATCTGGGACGAGGATTTGCACGAATTTTGCATTCTATCACGATATCGTTCGTCTTGGGGCGATAATAATCATGCAGCGGGATAACAAATGTTGGAGGAACATTTTCAGGCGTTCCTTCTTCCAATTCGAAGATTTCAACTTTACATTCGCCCTCGATGGGTCCACGTTTTGTCTTGATCGCGCATTTGTAGATGCCCGAATCATCAACGACGGCTTGCTTAATGACGAGCGTCGCAACAGCGGAATCCTTGTTAACGGTTGTCTTCATGCGAGAACTGTCCATTTCAAGAGGTTCGCCATTTTTGAACCATTGAGCGTCGAATCGGTTATTTTCAGAGACGCAACACGAAAGATGGATCGTCGAACCTTTCGCCAAGCATTGATTACGGAGTCGGGTGATGAATTCAACGGGATCTGGCTTCAAGATACGAGGTTTTCGTTGCTGCTTTTCATCTTTAGCACGTTCATCGATGATTTCTTGTGTTGGAGGCTCCAAAGCGGCAATTTCAGGACGTGCTTTGTGCTCAATTTGACGCGGAGGCTCTTCAACTGGCTTgggttcttcttcttttttaggaattttaacAACTTCCATGTGCTTACGTTTCTCTTTTGGATCGGCATGATTGATTCCAGGTACGTAGAGATATTCTTCTTTGTCCCAGAAACGAACTTCATGCTTAACTTGCTCGTAACCATAGGCATTCTTCACTTGGATCATGTACGTGCCTGTATCACGACGCACCGGATCGCTAATATAAAGTTTGTAAACACCGCCAGGTTCGCGCCCAATCAAATATTTGTCGCCATTTTGAATATCGCGACAATCCTTGTACCATAAAATCTCCAAAGGAGGCGTTCCGAGAATTCGGGCTTCGACAATTATCTGATTTGTGGGTATATCGTAATAATCTCGCACCCGAGCGAATTGCGGAGCAACTCCTGTTTCTTCTGTGCCCTTCGCAATCACTCGAAGTCTCGCCCAAGTACTAATTTGCCCATATCTGTTCGTCGCAATGCATTTATAGATACCCGAATCGGCAACTTTCAAGTTTTGAAGTTGAATACTACCAACAGTATCTTTCGAAGTATTCTTTACCTTTTCCCCGAATgctaatttttcgttatttctgTACCATGTGAGGGTCGGGCGATATCCGTCAATAGAACAAACGAATCTAGCGCTTCCTCCTTCGATTGTCATTTGATCTCTGAGCTGCACGATGAAGTTCAAGGCATATTTGGCATCTGTAAAGTCCCGATCTTTCTGTTCTGGGGGCGTAGCTGCCATCATGCGAGCTTTTTCGAGTTCTTCAGGCGTTAAATTCTCCTCTGGATTGGGTTCTGCTTCAACTCCTTCAGCCGGGAGCTTCTCCTTCAGCAGTTGGAACAGGCGTTGGGGGAGGAATTGGCGTCGGAGCAGGCGTTGGAACAGCTGGAGTCTTATCTCGAGCGACTGAAGCATGTCGCGAACGAATAACAATGTCCTCGTCATCGTATTTTTTCTTGGATTTTGGTTCGGCAGTGACAATTCCTCGCATGTAAGTATATTCCGAAATCGGTTTTACCTTCAATTGATACGTAATTTCTTGTTTTCCAGCTTTATTGCTTGCTTCGCAGACATAACGCCCACTGTCGCCGCGTTCAGGAGCATGAATACACAATTTGTAGATGCCTTCAGCTTCACGAACAATCACAAACTTGCCCGGCGGGAAATATTCTTCGTTACTGACATCCAAACAATCCTTGATGAATTTGATATTTGGGCGGGGAACAGCGCGACAATGAACTTCCAACACGAGATCGTTA
It encodes:
- the LOC134828404 gene encoding probable cytochrome P450 4aa1, giving the protein MISFFVYLVFLIVIFGQFLTPLKDYLTRVWIALHLPGPKTKFPFGNCFTLRDPDVLKKEFARGYSLYGTFGRIWLMFFPFFVILHPDDVQTVLATKKHTEKMFLYKFLHNFLGKGLITSERERWQWHRKYLQPYFHLGILEKFIENFEKCAKRGLIEEINDKNEAFNVTPIINKCVLNILNDIIDEACTMMLAGQDSTGSALAFLMYYLAENEDFQQKCFLEVEKIFKEKSFDESLTLTDLNNMRFLEMCIKETLRLQPSIIIYGRKLSEPVTLRNVTLPAGSDVFIIPYATHRIPEIYPEPEKFDPERFNVENSQNRSKFAFIPFSAGPRNCIGYQFAIMEMKVIMATILKDFRIKSVPGITKIEPSFRITVRARGGIWLKMEKRT